From Humisphaera borealis, the proteins below share one genomic window:
- a CDS encoding PSD1 and planctomycete cytochrome C domain-containing protein has product MRCFHVAALAITVLSAAASAAPIDYARQIKPLLHEKCNACHGSLKQKAGLRTDAVQLLRAGGDGGAAIVAGKPDQSLLIHAVEGTHNAQKMPKDGAALSAEQIGLLRDWIAQGAIAEYEVVPLSPAEHWAFKRPVRPAVSAVNTPAGEVRNPIDAFIESDRARLGLSPLAEAPKHLLLRRVYLDLVGVPPTPAEMDAFLADGSPSAYESVVDRLLADSRYGQRWGRHWMDVWRYADWAGYGKEIRESRRGIWRWRDWIIESLNADRPYDEMLRLMIAADEIVGSTGASSSGVATPFNTADLRAGGYLARSWFKFNKNVWMDNTVEHFGKAFLGLTLNCARCHDHKYDPIEQAEYYQLRAYFEPIDVRSDPVPGLPDPEQDGIAMVYDKDAAAPTYLLHRGDEKQPVKDRPIAAGTPAIFGNAEPIRPVNLAAAAWYPGFRDGVRKDLLAKATAAVEAARAEADKAAANTKDLARAKQAAAEAELVAVAARLEADDAGYSSDTTPDRRKAAAEAAQKSERAAAVARAEATVLAAEQALAEAQAATRPAATRPAPKPKKPAEDKAKAVADARKALDTAKADQGKPLDGKYTALTATYPTTSTGRRTALAAWVTSPKNPLTARVAVNQIWMRHFGNPLVPTEFDFGLNGKPPTHPALLDWLAVELVERGWSMKAIHRLIVTSATYRLSSGGTADDGPYAANAKIDPDNIRLWRANVRRMDAEVVRDSLLSVTGNLDASLGGPELDEGAWQSSTRRSLYYRHAYEKQGVFALVFDGPSPTECYRRVETVTPQQSLALANSALAVSNARHLAAELAKQASPGDGETGFIQSVFTRVLSRSPTADELATCTTFIEKQSALLKDAKALKPHDGIEKATVPAATDPVQRARENLVQVLLNHNDFVTIR; this is encoded by the coding sequence ATGCGCTGTTTTCACGTCGCAGCACTTGCGATCACCGTTCTATCCGCCGCCGCTTCGGCAGCGCCGATTGATTACGCCCGGCAGATCAAGCCGCTGCTCCACGAAAAGTGCAACGCCTGCCACGGGTCGCTCAAGCAGAAAGCGGGTTTGCGAACCGATGCCGTGCAGTTGCTGCGTGCCGGCGGCGACGGCGGGGCGGCCATCGTCGCGGGCAAACCGGATCAGAGCCTGTTGATTCATGCCGTGGAAGGAACCCACAACGCTCAGAAGATGCCCAAGGACGGTGCGGCGCTTTCAGCCGAGCAGATCGGACTGCTGCGCGACTGGATCGCACAGGGCGCGATCGCCGAATACGAGGTGGTTCCGCTGAGCCCCGCCGAACACTGGGCGTTCAAGCGACCGGTGCGACCTGCGGTATCCGCTGTCAACACACCGGCGGGCGAGGTTCGCAATCCGATCGATGCGTTCATCGAATCCGACCGGGCACGCCTGGGGTTGTCGCCTCTGGCCGAGGCACCGAAACACCTGCTTTTGCGACGCGTGTATCTCGACCTTGTCGGCGTTCCACCCACGCCGGCAGAGATGGACGCCTTCCTCGCCGACGGCTCCCCGAGCGCCTACGAAAGCGTTGTCGACCGCCTGCTCGCCGACAGTCGCTACGGCCAGCGGTGGGGGCGACACTGGATGGACGTCTGGCGGTACGCCGACTGGGCCGGGTACGGGAAAGAGATCCGCGAAAGCCGACGCGGCATCTGGCGGTGGCGCGACTGGATCATCGAGTCGCTTAACGCCGACCGGCCCTACGACGAGATGCTACGGCTGATGATCGCCGCAGATGAGATCGTCGGATCGACTGGCGCAAGCAGTTCCGGGGTCGCCACACCTTTCAACACCGCCGACCTTCGCGCCGGCGGATACCTGGCGCGGAGCTGGTTCAAGTTCAACAAGAACGTCTGGATGGACAATACGGTCGAGCACTTCGGCAAGGCATTTCTAGGCCTGACCCTCAACTGCGCCCGGTGCCACGACCACAAGTACGACCCGATCGAACAAGCCGAGTACTACCAGCTGCGTGCGTACTTCGAGCCGATTGACGTCCGCTCCGATCCCGTCCCTGGCCTGCCCGACCCCGAGCAGGACGGCATCGCGATGGTGTACGACAAGGATGCCGCGGCACCGACCTACCTGCTGCACCGCGGCGACGAGAAGCAGCCGGTCAAAGACCGCCCGATCGCCGCCGGAACACCTGCGATCTTCGGAAATGCCGAGCCGATTCGGCCGGTGAATCTCGCGGCGGCGGCCTGGTATCCGGGCTTTCGTGACGGCGTCCGGAAAGACCTGCTGGCCAAAGCGACGGCGGCCGTAGAGGCCGCCCGCGCCGAGGCAGACAAAGCGGCCGCGAACACCAAGGACCTTGCCCGCGCAAAGCAGGCCGCTGCAGAAGCAGAGCTCGTCGCCGTCGCAGCCCGCCTCGAGGCCGATGACGCCGGCTACTCGTCAGATACGACACCCGATCGACGCAAGGCTGCGGCCGAGGCGGCCCAAAAATCCGAGCGTGCTGCGGCCGTCGCCAGGGCCGAGGCGACGGTGCTTGCCGCAGAACAAGCACTCGCCGAGGCCCAGGCCGCAACCCGACCAGCGGCCACTCGGCCGGCTCCAAAACCAAAGAAGCCTGCCGAAGACAAGGCCAAGGCCGTCGCCGACGCCCGCAAAGCACTGGATACCGCCAAGGCAGACCAGGGCAAGCCGCTCGACGGCAAGTACACCGCGCTGACCGCAACCTATCCCACAACGAGCACCGGTCGTCGAACGGCGCTTGCCGCGTGGGTGACATCGCCGAAAAATCCGCTGACCGCCCGCGTCGCGGTCAACCAGATCTGGATGCGGCACTTTGGCAATCCGCTGGTGCCGACCGAGTTCGACTTCGGCCTCAACGGCAAGCCGCCGACCCACCCGGCCTTGCTCGACTGGCTCGCCGTCGAGCTGGTGGAGCGTGGCTGGTCGATGAAAGCCATCCATCGGCTCATCGTCACCTCGGCGACTTATCGTCTCTCCTCCGGCGGCACGGCAGATGACGGACCTTACGCCGCCAACGCCAAGATCGACCCAGACAACATCCGCCTGTGGCGTGCCAACGTCCGGCGAATGGACGCCGAGGTCGTCCGAGACAGTCTGCTTTCAGTCACGGGCAACCTGGACGCTTCGCTCGGCGGGCCGGAACTGGACGAAGGTGCTTGGCAAAGCAGCACGCGACGAAGTCTGTACTACCGCCACGCGTACGAAAAGCAGGGCGTCTTCGCTTTGGTGTTTGACGGCCCTTCGCCGACCGAGTGCTACCGGCGGGTCGAAACCGTAACGCCGCAGCAGTCGCTGGCGCTGGCCAACAGTGCACTCGCCGTCTCGAACGCGCGGCATTTGGCGGCGGAACTTGCCAAACAAGCGTCACCCGGCGACGGCGAGACGGGCTTTATCCAGTCCGTTTTCACCCGCGTATTGAGCCGATCGCCGACGGCCGACGAGCTCGCAACGTGTACGACCTTCATTGAAAAGCAGTCAGCATTGCTGAAGGACGCAAAGGCACTCAAACCGCACGATGGAATAGAGAAAGCCACCGTCCCGGCGGCAACGGATCCGGTGCAGCGTGCCCGGGAGAATCTCGTGCAGGTGCTGCTGAATCACAATGACTTCGTGACGATTCGTTGA
- a CDS encoding DUF1501 domain-containing protein codes for MAHDPSCRRFPRRTLLANLGMGATGIALADLLHCDGVAGAATPAAADNVKSAITAGLPHFAPRAKRVIWLFMVGGVSHLESFDPKPELNKYAGKEVKDTPHKAVLESPLTRNVRIAVQNDANGHIRPTLYPLQIGYKKRGQSGIEVSDWFPHVGDCIDDIAVVRSMWTTNDNHGGQLQFHTGRHSLEGPFPTIGSWVHYGLGSENENLPRFVVLGTPLADCCGGQNGHGSDYLGPEHRGIRLNADPKNPIPFAAPPVGVYREEQEAQFDLLRELNGYAAVEYPADDALRARIKSYELAFRMQAAVPESMRFSDESAATRELYGLDNGTTRPFGELCLAARRLAERGVRFVQVYHGSNGGAGAWDAHSNLKTGHANLCAQTDKPIAGLLKDLKSRGLLDETLVVWGTEFGRTPGAQGGNGRDHHPFGFSVWLAGGGVKGGTVHGATDEIGFHAVEHRHYVTDLHATVLHQLGLDTRRLNIPGRKRLEIDYGSPMRDILA; via the coding sequence ATGGCCCACGACCCCTCCTGCCGCCGATTCCCGCGCCGAACCCTGCTCGCCAATCTCGGCATGGGCGCGACCGGTATTGCGCTGGCGGATCTGCTGCATTGCGACGGCGTAGCCGGCGCGGCGACGCCGGCGGCCGCGGACAACGTCAAGTCCGCCATCACCGCCGGGCTGCCACACTTCGCGCCGCGGGCCAAGCGCGTCATCTGGTTGTTCATGGTGGGCGGGGTGTCGCACCTGGAAAGCTTCGACCCCAAGCCCGAGCTCAACAAATACGCCGGCAAGGAAGTGAAGGATACGCCGCACAAAGCGGTGCTCGAAAGCCCGCTAACCAGGAACGTCCGCATCGCCGTTCAGAACGATGCCAACGGCCACATCCGGCCGACGCTCTACCCGCTGCAGATCGGCTACAAAAAGCGCGGCCAGTCGGGTATCGAAGTCAGCGACTGGTTCCCCCACGTCGGCGACTGCATCGATGACATCGCGGTCGTGCGGTCGATGTGGACCACCAACGACAACCACGGCGGGCAGCTTCAGTTTCACACCGGCCGGCATTCGCTCGAAGGGCCTTTCCCCACGATCGGCTCGTGGGTGCATTACGGGCTCGGCAGCGAGAACGAGAACCTGCCGCGGTTCGTCGTCCTCGGTACACCGCTGGCCGACTGCTGCGGCGGACAGAACGGACACGGCTCCGATTACCTGGGCCCCGAGCATCGCGGTATTCGTCTGAACGCCGACCCGAAGAACCCGATCCCTTTCGCCGCGCCGCCGGTCGGCGTGTACCGCGAAGAGCAGGAAGCGCAGTTCGACCTGCTTCGCGAGCTCAACGGCTACGCCGCCGTCGAATACCCGGCCGACGACGCGTTGCGGGCTCGTATCAAGTCGTACGAACTCGCGTTCCGCATGCAGGCGGCCGTCCCCGAATCGATGCGCTTCAGTGATGAAAGCGCCGCAACGCGAGAACTCTACGGCCTGGACAACGGCACCACGCGGCCCTTCGGCGAACTCTGTCTCGCCGCGCGTCGCTTGGCCGAGCGTGGCGTGCGCTTCGTGCAGGTCTATCACGGCAGCAACGGCGGGGCGGGTGCGTGGGATGCGCACAGCAACCTCAAAACCGGCCACGCGAACCTCTGCGCCCAGACCGACAAACCGATCGCCGGCCTGCTGAAAGACCTCAAAAGCCGTGGCCTGCTCGACGAGACACTGGTCGTCTGGGGCACCGAGTTCGGCCGAACCCCCGGAGCGCAAGGCGGCAACGGCCGCGACCACCATCCCTTCGGATTCAGCGTCTGGCTGGCGGGCGGCGGCGTGAAGGGCGGCACCGTCCATGGCGCGACCGATGAGATCGGCTTCCACGCCGTCGAACATCGTCACTACGTCACCGACCTTCACGCCACCGTGCTGCATCAGCTCGGCCTCGACACCCGCCGGCTCAACATCCCCGGCCGCAAACGGCTGGAGATCGATTACGGATCGCCGATGCGTGACATCCTGGCGTAA
- a CDS encoding DUF6065 family protein — translation MLHYFKFRQDLFDPEPAKDIYIKHTGGKGWPEECPPLRGANAYGFDLLANFDLTLVRKRDGDWKVEDDLVIESDFDWSPPSVDSGAEDADGDAPIGRPLTQQYAWFWQKGQKLPHVISDDVYAAINHQVKVSTFLFLKTDPNEILLMTDIPNLQRPWRAMSALIETDWFPASYPWHTVLELDRSQKRIEIKKGDPICRIIPLRRDTHFAQQMSPAAFDEFFERGQQWLTAHGKPGDGGTMDITRTYVRQQIRPRFVVL, via the coding sequence ATGCTCCACTATTTTAAGTTCCGCCAGGACCTTTTCGACCCCGAGCCGGCGAAGGACATTTACATCAAGCATACCGGCGGCAAGGGCTGGCCGGAGGAGTGCCCGCCACTTCGCGGTGCCAACGCCTACGGCTTTGACCTGCTGGCCAACTTCGACCTCACCCTCGTACGCAAGCGTGACGGCGACTGGAAAGTCGAGGATGACCTCGTCATCGAGAGCGACTTCGACTGGAGCCCGCCGTCCGTCGATTCCGGTGCTGAAGACGCCGACGGCGACGCCCCCATCGGCCGGCCGCTCACGCAGCAGTACGCCTGGTTCTGGCAGAAGGGGCAAAAGCTGCCGCACGTCATCAGCGACGATGTCTATGCCGCGATCAATCACCAGGTGAAGGTCAGCACGTTCCTGTTCCTCAAGACCGACCCGAACGAGATCCTGCTGATGACGGACATTCCGAACCTGCAGCGCCCCTGGCGGGCAATGTCGGCGCTGATCGAGACTGACTGGTTCCCGGCGAGCTACCCGTGGCACACGGTGCTGGAACTGGATCGCAGTCAGAAGAGGATCGAGATCAAAAAGGGGGATCCGATCTGCCGCATCATCCCGCTGCGGCGCGATACCCACTTTGCCCAGCAGATGTCGCCGGCTGCGTTCGATGAGTTCTTCGAACGCGGCCAGCAGTGGTTGACTGCGCACGGAAAGCCCGGCGACGGCGGGACCATGGACATCACACGGACCTACGTGCGGCAGCAGATTCGGCCGCGCTTTGTCGTGCTTTAG
- a CDS encoding BlaI/MecI/CopY family transcriptional regulator has product MPDPQGTLTAAQYEIMVVVWDAGDAGVGVTDIWQATAGRREVARTTVLNLVDRLEKRGWLRRTADGNSYRYTAAIPRSQAESKLASGFLSEFFDGSAVQMVQSLLGSDELSGADIGKLRRLLDEASKARSSSATDDAKGQPPPKGGQS; this is encoded by the coding sequence ATGCCCGATCCCCAGGGCACGCTGACCGCCGCCCAGTACGAGATCATGGTCGTCGTCTGGGATGCCGGCGACGCCGGGGTTGGCGTGACCGACATCTGGCAGGCGACCGCCGGCCGGCGGGAGGTCGCCCGGACCACCGTCCTGAACCTCGTCGACCGGCTTGAGAAGCGCGGCTGGCTGCGTCGGACGGCCGACGGGAATTCCTACCGCTATACCGCCGCCATCCCGCGCAGCCAGGCCGAATCGAAACTCGCCTCCGGATTCCTGTCTGAGTTTTTCGACGGCTCGGCGGTGCAAATGGTCCAAAGTCTCCTCGGATCCGACGAACTCTCCGGGGCTGACATCGGCAAGCTTCGACGCCTGCTCGATGAAGCCTCCAAAGCCAGATCGTCGTCCGCCACCGACGACGCGAAGGGCCAACCGCCGCCGAAGGGAGGCCAATCATGA
- a CDS encoding calcium-binding protein produces MTRPNLLESLESRLLWSAAPVPAAASLPVGSVPPPFGVTFGVAESTTINATAGKVFAGPVGKIKQVSVANVKLLATIDWGDGQSSPGFVYKLPTGSFQITGKHTWRFGGTYAVTVSAWGVPDAPPGVPVPAIAYPFPTIFSKAIVEGPAAPQPFKGTGVTLNLTAGASFNGSVGGFELANSPTIGALSASIDWGDGTSSAGTVAKSSGGAYLVNGTHIYDRAGTFAIKTTIKSGPPIGPGPQPLFPSRVLGTIESKAVVTSGTPVDQGTATLVSGLLTVRGTNLADKIDITQIPGAAGATAEKVVVRINTQTFSFSASAVKKVEVYGRGGADDINLHGEPPPTPIIDPPPPFPIPVGTGLSIPLPSIGLRVAATVYGGWGDDTILGGRSNDTLLGGRGNDQLNGGLGTDKLFGDDGNDSLTASPGNDSAYGGAGFDIAIVIGTGVPPPPDSPPPVFYFFGYVDPDVEVVAIPP; encoded by the coding sequence ATGACTCGGCCCAACTTGCTCGAATCCCTTGAATCCCGACTGCTTTGGTCCGCCGCGCCGGTGCCGGCGGCGGCTTCGCTGCCCGTCGGTTCGGTCCCGCCTCCCTTTGGCGTCACCTTTGGCGTCGCCGAATCCACCACGATCAACGCGACGGCCGGCAAAGTCTTCGCGGGGCCGGTGGGCAAGATCAAGCAGGTTTCGGTTGCAAACGTGAAGCTGCTCGCCACGATCGATTGGGGCGACGGGCAATCCTCGCCCGGCTTCGTGTACAAGCTGCCCACCGGCAGCTTCCAGATCACCGGCAAACATACCTGGAGGTTCGGCGGCACCTATGCCGTCACCGTGAGCGCGTGGGGCGTCCCCGATGCACCGCCCGGCGTTCCCGTCCCTGCGATCGCCTACCCGTTTCCGACGATCTTCAGCAAGGCGATTGTCGAAGGGCCGGCCGCACCGCAGCCGTTCAAAGGCACCGGCGTCACGCTCAATCTGACGGCCGGGGCGTCATTCAACGGATCGGTCGGCGGCTTCGAACTCGCAAATTCGCCGACGATCGGCGCTCTCTCGGCGAGCATCGATTGGGGCGACGGCACATCGTCCGCAGGGACGGTCGCCAAGTCGTCCGGCGGCGCCTACCTCGTGAACGGTACGCACATCTATGACAGAGCTGGCACGTTCGCGATCAAGACGACCATCAAATCCGGCCCGCCGATCGGTCCCGGCCCGCAACCCCTCTTCCCGTCGCGCGTCCTCGGCACGATCGAGAGCAAGGCTGTCGTCACGTCCGGCACCCCGGTGGACCAGGGAACGGCAACGCTGGTGTCCGGACTGCTGACCGTCCGCGGCACCAACCTTGCCGACAAGATTGACATCACCCAGATCCCCGGAGCGGCTGGGGCGACGGCGGAGAAGGTTGTCGTCCGGATCAACACGCAGACGTTTTCCTTCAGCGCCTCGGCAGTGAAGAAGGTCGAGGTTTACGGTCGCGGCGGGGCGGACGACATCAACCTGCACGGCGAACCTCCGCCCACGCCCATCATCGATCCTCCGCCGCCATTCCCCATCCCTGTGGGAACCGGCCTCAGCATTCCGCTGCCCAGCATCGGGCTGCGCGTCGCCGCCACTGTCTACGGCGGCTGGGGCGACGACACCATCCTCGGCGGCCGGAGCAATGACACCCTGCTCGGCGGACGGGGCAACGACCAGCTCAACGGCGGGCTCGGCACTGACAAACTCTTCGGCGACGACGGCAATGACTCCCTCACCGCCTCCCCCGGCAACGACAGCGCCTATGGCGGAGCCGGATTCGATATCGCGATTGTCATCGGCACCGGCGTCCCGCCCCCGCCCGACAGCCCGCCACCCGTGTTCTACTTCTTCGGCTACGTCGATCCCGACGTCGAAGTGGTCGCCATTCCGCCGTGA
- a CDS encoding metallophosphoesterase — protein MARLTRLLLREDVLWVGALVLILLFTGLSAADRPEEVAVLDTARQMLGGGFDRWMIPRIEGSARLEGPPLAYWLAAGSYKIFGVREFAGRLPFAIAGWLTALLTCRFATRLYGRRAGWLAGVGLLGTWLFARHTQLAEPDMLAALFVTLGVYAIHNACDPNNPAGKPRRLFHIAGLAIGLTALSNGLPAVFPVLFLLGIAGASRSTQPLVRFVRSGAPLTALAVMLPWLIFVVQRLGSDALFIELRGAIYGTGVTEPLYSYAPWLVAGLAPWTGLALLALIIAGARLPYDRRSQRVFWWLGATLVPLLLIGTHQRQFLLPALPPILVLTGWLVDRWLRMPMSSRLVRYCRRVAVGTAACLGGAIAIPFAASTERGTLGWADAAAVGGLVLLVAALFWLRVRLRSTPAAGIYRTVVASGVAVTLLVGLWLPTLQPINARSMSRLLTDQFGPRQYCFYGTGDPALAYSLRRSAPVLSQREQLEELLVREPRTVVLLIGDNSQSLPGLPTGLVVRATFKQGVRTLHACEYAPEILTPPDGVIVGRISPQERQVNLLVTGDWGQETIAQAEVAATMSLYGVWHRPPIDAVMFVGDNFYVPLRDTNDSAWQVLFEKRFRTSDLPIPFYAILGNHDYEGHKDGVQLAYAREHPGTRWKMPARWYRVDLPPDRPLVTALMLDSNHSDLTPADWAAQKRWLADQLSQPRSARWTIALAHHPLFSNGMHGDSALLQREWGDLLQRGKVDFYIAGHDHDMQHLEIPGYSTQFLVCGGGGAEIRAMRRDDRGPFSRSMHGFTHLRFGELAMEAACVDQRGKQAHLLSHPPASASSTRPSADPR, from the coding sequence ATGGCACGTCTGACACGATTGCTGCTCCGCGAAGACGTGCTCTGGGTGGGTGCGTTGGTCCTCATCCTGCTGTTCACCGGCCTTTCCGCCGCCGATCGCCCGGAGGAAGTCGCCGTACTCGATACCGCGCGTCAGATGCTCGGCGGCGGGTTTGATCGCTGGATGATTCCCCGTATCGAAGGCAGCGCAAGACTCGAAGGACCGCCGCTGGCCTACTGGTTGGCCGCCGGGTCTTACAAGATCTTCGGCGTTCGCGAGTTCGCCGGCCGGCTGCCGTTCGCGATCGCCGGTTGGCTGACGGCGCTGCTTACATGCCGATTCGCAACACGGCTGTACGGCCGTCGTGCCGGGTGGCTGGCAGGCGTCGGACTACTGGGAACCTGGCTCTTCGCCCGTCACACCCAACTAGCCGAACCGGACATGCTGGCGGCTTTGTTTGTCACGCTCGGGGTGTACGCAATTCATAACGCGTGCGATCCGAACAACCCCGCCGGCAAGCCGCGCAGATTGTTTCACATCGCCGGGCTGGCGATCGGACTTACCGCGCTAAGCAACGGGCTGCCGGCGGTCTTCCCGGTGCTGTTTCTTCTCGGAATCGCCGGCGCGTCCCGCAGCACCCAGCCACTGGTGCGGTTCGTCCGCAGCGGCGCGCCGCTGACAGCTCTCGCCGTCATGTTGCCCTGGTTGATCTTCGTCGTTCAGCGTCTCGGCAGCGATGCGCTGTTCATCGAACTGCGTGGCGCGATCTACGGCACCGGCGTTACTGAACCACTTTACAGCTACGCGCCCTGGCTCGTGGCAGGCCTCGCCCCGTGGACGGGGCTGGCGCTATTGGCATTGATCATTGCCGGCGCACGACTTCCGTACGACCGCCGCAGTCAGCGGGTCTTCTGGTGGCTCGGCGCGACACTGGTTCCGCTGCTGCTGATCGGAACACACCAGCGACAGTTTCTCCTTCCGGCGCTCCCACCGATCCTGGTTCTGACCGGATGGCTGGTCGATCGCTGGCTGCGAATGCCGATGTCCAGCCGGCTCGTGCGGTACTGCCGCCGAGTCGCGGTCGGAACGGCCGCCTGCCTGGGCGGGGCAATCGCGATTCCTTTCGCAGCCAGTACCGAACGCGGCACCCTCGGCTGGGCAGACGCCGCGGCAGTCGGCGGACTGGTGCTGCTGGTGGCGGCACTTTTCTGGCTGCGCGTGCGACTTCGATCGACGCCAGCCGCGGGCATCTATCGCACCGTTGTCGCTTCCGGCGTCGCGGTCACCCTGTTGGTCGGTCTGTGGCTGCCGACGCTCCAACCGATCAACGCCCGGAGCATGTCGCGCCTGCTGACCGACCAGTTCGGGCCGCGACAGTACTGCTTCTATGGCACCGGCGACCCCGCGCTGGCGTATAGCCTGCGGCGGTCGGCGCCGGTTCTTTCGCAACGCGAACAGCTCGAAGAACTCCTCGTTCGCGAGCCTCGAACGGTCGTGCTCCTGATCGGCGACAACTCGCAATCACTCCCCGGACTGCCGACCGGGCTCGTCGTCCGTGCGACCTTCAAGCAGGGCGTGCGAACACTGCACGCCTGCGAGTACGCGCCGGAAATCCTAACGCCGCCGGATGGCGTCATCGTCGGGCGCATCTCGCCGCAGGAACGACAGGTCAACCTGCTCGTCACGGGGGACTGGGGCCAGGAAACAATCGCGCAAGCCGAAGTCGCCGCGACTATGAGCCTGTACGGCGTCTGGCACCGCCCGCCGATCGACGCGGTGATGTTCGTCGGTGACAACTTCTACGTCCCGCTGCGCGACACGAACGATTCGGCGTGGCAGGTACTGTTCGAAAAGCGCTTCCGAACGTCAGACCTGCCGATCCCGTTCTACGCCATCCTCGGCAATCACGACTACGAGGGGCACAAAGACGGTGTCCAGTTAGCGTACGCCCGCGAACACCCCGGGACGCGATGGAAGATGCCCGCACGCTGGTATCGCGTCGATCTTCCGCCCGATCGCCCGCTCGTCACGGCTCTGATGCTCGACAGCAACCACTCCGACCTTACCCCGGCCGACTGGGCGGCCCAGAAGCGATGGCTCGCCGATCAACTGAGCCAGCCCCGCTCGGCCCGATGGACGATCGCGCTGGCGCACCATCCTCTGTTCAGCAACGGCATGCACGGCGACAGCGCCTTGCTCCAACGGGAGTGGGGCGACCTTCTACAACGCGGAAAGGTCGATTTCTATATCGCCGGTCATGACCACGACATGCAGCACCTCGAGATCCCGGGGTACTCGACGCAGTTCCTGGTTTGCGGCGGCGGCGGGGCGGAAATCCGTGCGATGCGCCGCGACGACCGCGGCCCCTTCTCCCGAAGCATGCACGGCTTTACGCACCTGCGGTTCGGCGAATTGGCGATGGAAGCCGCCTGCGTCGACCAGCGTGGAAAGCAGGCACACCTGCTGTCGCATCCGCCGGCCTCTGCTTCGTCCACTCGCCCGTCCGCCGATCCCCGTTAA